The Metarhizium brunneum chromosome 5, complete sequence sequence TCCTAAGTCTTGCCATGCTGTTGAGGTATTCGTGTCTCCTGACGAACGAGGCGGCTGCTATCGAATCGGCAGTTCAGCTTGTGTTTGAGCCCAAGGAAGCTGGCGGCTTCGGCATACGAACGAAGGACATGGGTGGAAATGCAGGTACCCGTGAAGTGGGAGACGCGGTTTGCCAGGTTTTGCGAGAGTTATTGAGCAGGGGATAGGCAGTTGAGTACCTGGGTAGATAGAGTTTCTATACGAGTGTGATGAGCAAGGATGTTGTTGTCGATCAATCAATCTGCCTCGTCGTTGTGAGGCACGCCATGAAATATGTGGAAGAAAAAATGTGTGAGTGTCCCACGAACTGCCGACAGACAAAGCACCGGCCATATTTCTGGTCTCCCATGTGCTTGGGCGTTCTAGGCTTCGGCAAGGCAAAGGGGTGTCGGCAACAACGATAcaataactaaaaaaattaaccGGGACAACGGCAACAATCGTTCCCTGGCCAGGCGCAATCATGCATAGCTCAGCAATCGCGGATAGTATCCGTAGAGCAATGAGGATGGGCAGAGGCAAATGGCGTCTAGGCGAATATGATGATGCGAAGCAGTTGTCCATGTGACGGGACTTCCTACCCTGTACGAAGTAGACTGCAAGAAATGGAGATATTCCCAGAGCAAtcgtcaccaaggccaaggccgaacAGCTTATTTGACTTGTGTCCCTGAGCATGCGTATGACGAGTACATCTGGCTTGACTTGACATATGTTTCCAGTCGCAGGTTCGATTTGTGTTCTGTCATGACTTGCCACTTGGCAGCCCAATGGCTTTGCGGGACGGAGACAATAAAAAAGCCAAAAACCCCAACTACTATTTTCAACggtgcctacctaggtacttttGGCCCCGACCTTTCCAAGTACTACATCTATTTCAGTAAGCATCTGGCTTATTTCGTGCATTACACAAACACACACTCGTGCTACATTGACACGTTTGCGAACGCGTGGCAAGAAGCTCCGCTGTGTATCCCGAGTCCTTCACCAACACACCGGACATCTTTCTGTGTACTACTACGGAGATACATACTACTGGAAAGGGGAGATGAACAAAGCATGTTATGAGATGCAGACACTAGCGTTGTAATTGTCTTAGACACTGGTAGTTTAAAAGCAAGGGCACGTAGTATTCTAATTTCAGCCATTTTCAGCGGAGAGGTGTGGCTGTCATGTTCTACTCGACATCAATCAattgaaaaaaagaaactagGGCGGCACAAGGAAGGGCGGATGCTACCCTAGGCCGTTAGTACTTAGTAATGGCGACAGTGTGCACGCAGCAACATCACCCTGGACATGCCTTCCTTCACATGCGCTTTTGCTCCATCATACAGTGCGAATATCGCGTATATTCGATTTTCTCACAGGGTGGGTTCCGCCCACATCGAGGACATTAATCATAAAACACAGCGGGCGGGGAGGagaggaacaaaaaaaaagcgacCAAGCCCTTGTCAGCATAAAGTTCAACTGAGACCTTCAGAAGCGCCATAGTCACCGACCGCAACATGCATTTCCAGCCCATAGAGAACTCCTTCGAGGATGCCTATGTTTCCCACCTTGGCGGAGGGCCTAGAGTAGAACTGCACGCAAGCCTCGATcagctcgacgacgtctttGGTTCCACGCCAGCTTCACCAGCCGAGCCAGAGGCGCAGAGCAGCTCTCATCCTTCAGACATAAGGCGGCTGGAAACTGAACACACAAATGCCGGATATCGAGAAGGCATCACCGTAGCCAAGGAGGCGAGCATTCAGGGTGGATTCGACGAGGGCTTTAGTCTAGGGGCAACTATTGGATTGCGGGCCGGGCAGCTACTCGGCATGGTTGAAGGCATTGCCGATGCGGTCAAGGGCCAACCAGGCGAGGCGGCAGAGACGGCAGAAAAGTTGCTAAACGAAGCCAGGGACGAGCTGAGTACTGGCAGAATTTTTTCGACAGAGTATTGGGCACCAGATGGCACCTGGAACTACGACGTGACCGCCCAAGACGGTGATCAAATTCTATTCCCCGACGTGGCTGCTGCGCACCCTTTGATACAGAAATGGAGCAGGGTCGTTGACGAACAGACGAACATGTGGCATATTCAAGTGTCTATTttggatgatgatgccaatgGGCCGCGTCTGGACACAGCTTCGGTTGAGCCACCACTCAACGTATCTGCCCCTACACGATCAAAGCAATCTCTGGATTGGTGAAGGTTCAGTACTCTGTGCGGAAATATTGTATTCCGCACTTCGTACGGAGAAATAACTGCACGTCCAAGAGACTTATGGCAACTGATTCAAGAACGTTGCCGCACAGAATTGCTTTTGCGGCAGGCTTTGCCAGGAGCATTGAGGCGGGCTGCAAGGCTGGCTTCCTCTCAAAAGAAAACATGCCGCAGCATGGAATACTAGTCAGATCTCATTTGATACACCGATTGTGATacggtgtacggagtacgaagGACGGTGTGCGACCTCGCTTCGCTCACCCTGGGCTGTCAGAAAGggcggcatggcatggacGGACCGGGCTCGAGCTCACACGAGAAGGCAAAATCGACAGCACAAACGTTCACTTAGACAGGCTTCTTCGTATCCCTTATCTTTTACAGCAAGAGCTGATGACGCATAGCTCACCCTTGGTCGGGAGGGAAAACCATCCAAGGGGCGATGGACAAGCTAGATTATTTGCACTATATCCCTTCCTCAAAACACACTTGAAGATCCGGGCCAATATGGGGGTATAAGACTGATGACTTAACTAAACACATGCGCGACGGCcggaaaagggaaaaaaaaagaacccaCATCGACGCGTGTTTAACAACCTGTACCAACGATGCCCGTTGGTCCGAAGACGGCGGTATTGCCTTGATATGGCGGGAGAAACGGAATAAGGAGTCTCAAAGCCACAGGCGCTTGTCGCATCGATAAGACCAACAGAGGCTAGGATTGGGCTAAAATCCGTcgctgccatgccatgctaaatataaagaatacggcagtacggagtagttgacCTACAGAATACAACACGGGGGAGGGATACAGTCGCCCTGCAGAGTACAGTCAATTTATTATTCTGTACTAGTATCAGTCTCAGTCAGAAATTGGGTGGCCCATTGTCTCCACGCACACTGGTTTCTTCCCGAAATGGAAAGAGGGGCGGCTAATTTTTGACTACGACTTCACCCCTTGCTCCGAGAATAGCTGTACATCGAAAAAGCAAACAAATCAATAATACACAAACGAGGGCGGTGGAAGGGTCTGTCTGCTATCCGTTGGAGGAGAAGCCCGAAGCGACTTGGTGGGATAAGGCAGCGGTTGCGAGCAGTTGTACGGGTATCTTCCCATGTCCAGGAGCAGCAACTTGGGGGAGGCGGCTTGCTCGTTAGACACAACTGGGACACGATACTACTACAACATGGAATTCCCCAGACGACGTGGATATTCAGTCGTGGCTGCGACACCCTGGGCAGtgcagagaagaagaaaaccaGAGACACACATGCGGTCGTATGTACATCAACTGTCAGCTATGGCCGTCCCATGTCGGCACTTGCACTAGCGCAGGCACCCCGTGTCGATCCTCCAAGTTTCCAACCATGATACCAGTCTTCCGACGAGTAAAACGCACGGCCCGCTCCTTGGGAAAGCTACTCCACGAGGCCCTTGATGTGGCTGCATGAGCATCAGACATTGTTCCTGGAAAGGTCGGGGGACTGAGCTGCGTCCTCTAGGCTCTCTTCTGGTCTGGGCTTGCTTTGACAACCAACTAACCAACTCACTCCCTCGCAAGCCGACCCTGCCGAGTCATCATAATCTCGCTCcgcacatgtatgtacacagGTACTATGCCTATGTATGATCTAAGCCGGGGGTTGGCGATTGTGAGACAGGGGTCAAAGCTATTGGCTTCCAACCGCTACTAGTAACTGCGGTTTGTACGTACATATTGTTTTTGCTACTCATTTCCCCCCGTGAATCAACCTGCAAAGGGGAAGACGCTATGAATACAATGGTGAAAGTTCTAGCCGGGCGCCGTGGTCGTTGTCTATTTAAGACCATTGATGTGCCATGACAGATGGATTCCTTCCACCTCATCTTCAGCACAGAAAGCAGACTTTTGGACACAACTCCAACCGCTCTCACCTTATACCTTCGTTTTCCGGGATTTTTAAATTACCCGTCCACTCTTTTTCACATTTACTACACACTCCGTTTAAAAATGAAGTCTTTCATTGCTGTTGCGGCtgtcgccgccgttgctTCGGCTCACGAGGCTCGCTccccccttggcctcgaccTCAACGTCGGCAACCTGGTCAAGGTCGACCTCTGCCTGGGTCTTGATCTCAAGCTTCCCCTTGGAATCTCTATCGAGACTGATGATTGCCCTAAAAAAGGCCCTCCTGCTGGCTGCATCGACGTCTGGCACCCTCCTCACCACGTTCCCATGGACGGCTgtgacgacaacgacaacgacgagTGGCATTATGTCCACCCTTGCGACTGCAAGCCCGAGGCTCCTCACACCTGGACCACCAGCACTGTCACTCAGACTCAGGTCAAGACCCTCACCAGCTGTGCTCCTACCGTGACCGACTGCCCTGCTGGTCCTCACGTCACCACTGTGGTTGTCCCGGCCACAACAACCATCTGCCCCGTGCCAGTTCACTCTACCACCATGGCTACTGTCCCTGCCGGCAACACTCTCCCTGCTACCGCCCCTGCTACCATGCCCGGTACTGTTCCTGCTACCATGCCCGGCACCGTCCCCGGCACCATGCCCGGCTCGGCTCCCGGTACTGTTCCCGCCGTCGTGCCCGGAACCGCCCCGGGCACTCTGCCTGCTACCGCCCCTGTTGCTACGCAGGCACCGGTTTGGACCAAGCCTGCCAATCAGTCGATGCCCGCTACTCAGGTCCCTCCCCCTGCCATTACCACTCCCGTCGTCGTGGCTCCTTCTCCTGCCACCACGCCTTCCGAGGCCTCGTCTCCCGCGGTTGTTGTTCTCCCTCCCGTTGGCACCGGCGCACCCCCTACCGGCAACTGGACGACCCCTCCTGTCATGGCTGGTGCCGCCCAGAACAGCCAGAAGGTCGGTGCCGTTGTCGCCATGGGCCTCATCGCCGCTCTCCTGATCTAGGCCGGGGGGCGTGTTGACCGCACAGCATATATCCTGGGTGCTGTAGTACATTTGAGTACATCGTGACGACATTATGGGATCGGCGTGGCGAGATACCAAAAAGTTTCCCACTGATTTTTTCGTTGAAGCTTTCAAGGTAGCTTTTGTGTTTGGAGAGTGTCAATAGACGCCGGTGGCTGGCGTGTAAAACTGgagaggagggggagggggtgTTTACATGCGGATGCCTGATTCTTGTATTAAGACTTTTCTGCAGATTTACTTTTACTAGTGTCGGAACTTATCTCGCCGATGTAGTGTCAATATTGTATATACAACTCATTTGTGCCATGATTATAGCAATGTTGTGACTGGACCTTGGAGCAGAAAATTAATACATAAGCGTCCCGGATGGCCATTTGTGCAGTGTATCTGATCATTATCTTAGAGTCATATGCTTCGTCGCCTATGTGAAATGCAATGCCATGTCGCTCGCTACATTGGGTATCCAATTATTCTCATCACCCCTCTTGCTCTTCCAGGATGCTCTCCTCCAGACGCTCCTCCAACTTTCTAGCTACATCCTCAATGCTATCATTCTTATCAAAAACAGCACCCGATGCCTCCCAGTCACGCCCGTCGCTCCCAAACACCACAAACTTGACCACGTTTCCATCATCGTCCATGATAAGTCGGCCAGTCTTGTCGTTTGCCCAGGTGAGACTTATTTGCTTGGCCTCAATATCTGCGATGCCCGCTTCCACGAGCGCATTGGGCGCTACGGCCCGTCCGCCTCTCTCGTGCAATCCCAATCGCCGGCGGAGATCTGCCGAGACGCCCAGTCGATTGTGGTACCGTACAATTTCTCGCCGCAGCGTCCTCACAAACTTGTCGAGATCTTGGTCCgtggagctgctgcttccGCCGGCTCGGGATGGCTGCGGCAAGTGTCTTGCTGCCAGGCCGGCCAGAGGCACTGCCGGAGGGACGGTATGTCTGTGGACGCGGAGGTGTTTTGAGCCCGGATACGGTCGGTTCAACATCACGTAGTAGGGGCGGAGGAACTGCCCCCGAGACATGATTTCGAACCGCAGGCCCAGGACGTGGCCGTCATCCACGGCATTGGGGTCAGGGTCGCGGACCTTGAAGGAGGTTACTGGAGCGGATATTCGGTAGATGCATTGCTGCATGTGGGCTTGTTGCTGGGTTGAGCGGCTGCTCAGCTTGGACGATGCGGTTTCTGAGGAACCCGGCCGACGGGCAACGGcgggcgaggatgaggagcgGATGAGACGCGATGTTGACGCGGAGGATAGAATCGTCGAGCACTGGATTCGGAGGGCTTTGCGTAAAGAGGCCGCTGCTAATGTGTGAGTGGTCTTGATTGAAAATAAATGGTGAGTGAGAGGGCGCGTCAAGCTGCAAACCTTGTTTTCTTAATGAGGCAATCTCCTTGTCTAGCTGAGATGGCTCGGATGAAGTCGGTTCGGAGtccattttttttcttctctcttttgAGTATTTCACACCCCGCCTGTGTCTGCGGTCATGTCGGGACTGCGAGCCAACAGGTCGGTGAGATGAGTATAAGAATTGTTGATGCTGAATGACGTTCAACGCGTCGAGCAACACCTGCGATAAGATAAGGAGGGCATGGATGGGCAAGCTTTGCCATGCAGCGTCCCCGCAGTCCGGTAAAGGCAATCGCCGATTGGTAGCCTTCGGAGTTTGTTTCCCCTGATGGCGGCGCAATATCTATTCCTCCGACACTAAAACGGTCTAGGCGACTTAAACAGGCAGGGGCGATCTACGGGTAATCGAGCAGGTGCCAAGTGTCCAATGCGAGCAGCCAGCCCCAGGGTCTGCTGCCATCAAGCGAAATCCAGTTCCCGCAGCCCGCAGCCCGCAGGCACGAGATCGTGACTCGTGtgtattcttcttcttgtgctGGTCTCATCTTCTCCTTCGCCCTCTGTCTTCACGACAAGCCATTGACCATTGTCCCCGGGTCGCTTGTGGGCTGCCGTTGAACGGGCTGCCATTTCGGATTCCTTTGCTTCTATTTCGAGGCTTTGTTGGAGAGGCCTCTCACGTTCGCTTGATCCGTTGCTTCCTGGCGGTTTGCCACATTTCTCGTCTCCATTTGTAAGCCCTTGAGGCCACGGTTGCTTCGCACCAGCATAACTAGTCCAAGTTGGACGCAACCCCAACGTTCTTTCGACATTTTGGATCTCGGCCGATGACCCGGAGTAGTATTTCTACAAAGTTTTCTTCATTTCGAACACTATCGACGCTATCTCCCCTCGCTCTCTTACTTAGCCCACCTTCCTACAGACGACCTCGAGACAAAACAACTCGATTCCTTGCCTTGCGCACCATCAACATCCTCTAATCGAGCCGATATTAAGACGGCGCGCTGAATCGCGCATATTCTTGGAGATTCTACAACACAAGCATTCCTGGTGAGAACAGCAAACAGCAGCGACAACTCTCGCCCGACTTAAAAACCCCTCCCTTGCAGAGGAAGGCGGATATATAAGAGACTACATACACCCCACACGGCCGAGGTATATTACATAACTACTGCCTATGGGTGCCCGCGCGCGACGACCAaagtcgccatcatcgcaaCAACCGGCTTCCCTCTCTGTGAAGAAAGGGAATGCCAACGGCAAAATGAGCAACGGTGTGGAAATGCGGCGCAAGTCTGCCAACAACCTCGACACCTCGGAGGCTGTGACTGGCAACTACATTTCTCGCGAGAGCTTTTCGCTGGACGAACCGGTTCCCAAGACACCGACCGCGGGCAACCATGGATTTCGCGAGCTGCCGAGACGGGACAAGCGAAGCTTCCTGTTGCTGGTATTGCTGTATTTTCTCCAGGGCATCCCCATGGGCCTTGCTATGGGGTCGGTTCCTTTCCTTTTGAAGAACCACATGTCGTACGGGGAGATTGGTATTTTTAGCTTGGCTTCGTACCCTTATTCAATGAAGCTGTTTTGGAGTCCTTTTGTGGACGCAGTTTGGAGTTCCAAAATTGGTCGGCGAAAGACTTGGATTGTTCCTATTCAGTTCCTTTCTGGCTTCAGCATGCTATGGCTTGGATCGCATGTTGAGTCGATGATGGAAACAACCGGGAAGCCGGGCGGGCCTACC is a genomic window containing:
- the YAE1 gene encoding Protein YAE1, which gives rise to MHFQPIENSFEDAYVSHLGGGPRVELHASLDQLDDVFGSTPASPAEPEAQSSSHPSDIRRLETEHTNAGYREGITVAKEASIQGGFDEGFSLGATIGLRAGQLLGMVEGIADAVKGQPGEAAETAEKLLNEARDELSTGRIFSTEYWAPDGTWNYDVTAQDGDQILFPDVAAAHPLIQKWSRVVDEQTNMWHIQVSILDDDANGPRLDTASVEPPLNVSAPTRSKQSLDW